The DNA segment TTATGAGCATCACTTTTCACTAAACATAACCAAGCTTAGACTTAACTGATCCAGGGATAAAAAAGAGCTCGAACATTTGATGTATTAACAGCTTTAATGTGTAAAAATTCCACAATATAAACATGATGTAACACTAAAACTCCAAATGAAACATTTGCATCATAACAAAATATGCTGTAGTAACATCCCATGAACTAAACATCTCCAGTGTAAAGATAATTAAGCTAAAGTTAGCTTTAAAAATGTAGACAAGCTTATTAAAGATGGTGTGTAGTTATTCTATGGGCAAAAAGAGACAAGTGCAACAGTTTAAAGTGCTGTCCAGTCAACTGGCGACTTCCCAGATTTCTCGAGCAGCTCGTTGGCCTTTGAAAAGTGTTTGCAGCCAAAGAAACCACGATGAACCGATAAAGGAGAAGGATGAACCGCTTGTAGGATGTGGTGACGTTTCTAGAAATCCAAAGAACGTTATCACATTTTGCAAACACTTGGGTCTTTACATTCACGGCACTAACCTTGTTAATGGTGGCTCCTTTCTTCTGTGCGTACGCTCCCCACAGGATGAATACGAGGCCTTCCGTGTTATTGCTGAGCCACTGAATCACCGCGTCGGTGAACGTTTCCCAGCCCTTGTCTTTGTGTGAATTGGCCTGGTGCGCTCGCACGGTCAACACAGCATTGAGCAACAACACACCTGGAAGATAGCAGGTGAGCTGTCTATTAGAATATTACGTAAAAAAAACTTAGCTCCCAGTATTTGTCGAAACCAACCTTGCTTAGCCCACCCACTTAGATCTCCATGCTTAGGGTGCTGAAAGCCTTCAATATCATTTACCAGCTCTTTATAAATGTTCTCCAAACTGGGGGTGGATGGATAACACAATTGAAGCCAGTttgaatattaatttaaaaacgaaaaaaacataaatgttttAGTCAACCTCGGAGGTGGACGCACTGGTCTTTTGACACTAAAACACAATCCATGGGCTTGATTGGGACCATGATACGGGTCTTGACCGAGAATCACCACTTTAACCTaaagggagagaaaaagagttgaattcataaaattatttttcaattgctCAATTCAGctttataaatgcattttttttaaattgcacacCAGTCTTTATTATGGTCTTCTGACCCTCATATTTGTCATTTATTGACAAGTGGCGCCACCACGCTGTCGCTATTAATACTGCATTGAGCATTTGCTATCTGTAAACTAAAAGTTGCTTAAATtactcaaaacaaaaaagtaattcCCCATTTTCATCTAATAGAATAGAAATAAGAATGCACACTGCACTAATATTATCGATGTAAAAGTAGTTATCGCGATTATTAATGATCAATAATAGCTCTATCGGACTTACGTCGTTGATTTGACACATCTGTGTCCATGTGAAAACATGGTCGGCGGGAGGGTACACTGTGTGTCGTGTCCTCTCTTCTTTAACAAACTGCATCAACTGAGGAGCAAAAGAGgtgtaaaataaaaacctaACTTTTGTTCactcacaaatatttttttgaagaaataccATCTGCAACCACTAAGCCAACCATTTTAGTATTTACACTACTAGAAAAATAGCTAAAGTTTTCTACATTTGTTTCAATGGTTTTGACCCCTCGGCTAATTAAGGGTCGCTGTTTAAGGGACTATCgccatctagtgttaaagctGAGAAGTGCAACGTAGGCTGAAGTTAAGCTTCCTGTGCAAGCCATATGCAGTGATATTTGTAGCTGTTTGGAAATCACTTCTGTGCACAATTAGTGGTCAATGGTGCATGGACTACTTACTTGTTTGAAATAGGGTTTTCCAAACTCAGCAGCCAGCGGCTTTTGCCAGCTCTCCCCGAATCCTGAAGGAGTTTTACCGGAAGACAGTTTCTCCAGGGCCGCCTTCTTGTTACGTTCGATCATGTCGAGCTGTTCCTGAGAAAGAGGAGCCGATCGGGAGCTGGAGGGCTCGGACTCCGGTTCGGGCTCCACCGCGGAAGACTTGCGCTTCCGCTGCTTATTTGGAGCAAATTGTGCAAAACAAATAGCAGGTGGGACATTAGCACGAATGTAAACAATGGCTCGCTGCAGAGCTATCATCTGCAATTCCGCTATGAACAGACCGAATCTATGCAGCTTTTTTCAATGTGCATAAGAAGAAAAACCGGTAGGACGCAATTTAAAGGTTAAACACGCAACAGACAATTAAAATGCACACGGGGAATAGTGTCAGCTTGTTAAGGGTGGACAAAAAACTTGCAGGATAAAAAGCTCACCGAGTCTTTATCATCATTCGGCAATTCGTTTACATTTTTGCCAGACTTATTTTGGGAGACGGGTGAGAAAAAGGATTTAATACTTTTCTGTCCAATCATATTGTCCCTTCAAATGTAAGAAAATCAAAATGATCATCTCAGAGGAAAAATTAAACGCTGTCAGACTTCTCTATCTGCAAAAGAATTTGGCGCCAACCAAACATGAAGTGACGAAACGAAGATGGGGCGTTCAAGACACCTTGTTTTTTTCGGTACTCTTACGCAACCCCGTTCATGTTCTTTATCTGATATTTTGTTGCTTGTTTCTACAGGTGTAAAACGGAAAAGCATTTCAATGGATACATTTGTGGAAAAGCACTCATGGACTGATGACACCAAAATAACAATTCCAATAAAGAAGCTGAAAGCAGAGTGCAATCAAGAACAACCGGCAGTGGATGATGAATTCGCTGACCCGGTGCCATGGCAGAAAATTGAATCAAAAGATCTGGATTGTGATTACGCCATGCTCTTCACCAAGGAGAAAGCTGATGAGCTTTTTCAAaagctggaggaggaggtggtctACTCAACAGGTGACGTTCAAATTAGGAATGATTATAAAATATGAGCTATTGGAGTGAGTCTGGCCTTACTTTACAGGTGTGGAAGCCACAGTGCAGGTATTTGGAAAGGTGTACAATATTCCAAGGAAACAGGCAACATATGGCGAATCAGGGTTGAATTACACATATTCTGGAGTGAGACGTTTAGCCTGCCCGTGGACCCCCACCCTGGAATATATTCGGGACTCTGTCACCAAAATAACAGGACAATTATTCAATTTTGCCCTGATCAACAGGtgagaaacaaaaacatgtttatggATTTAATACTTCATTGACCACAGTCTTCTCTAGGTACAAAGATGGCAACGATCACATGGGGGAGCATCGTGATGATGAGCGGGAGCTCGACCCTTTGTCTCCCATTGCCTCGGTCTCACTTGGCGCCGCTCGGGATTTCATATTCCGCCACAGGGATGCTCGTGGAAAACAGAGCGGTCCATGCATCGAGCCTGTTAAGATGGTGCTGGCTCACGGAAGCCTACTCCTCATGAACCCGCCCACAAACACTTTCTGGTATCACAGCCTTCCTGTTCGAAAGAAAATCCTCCTGCCTCGCATTAACCTTACATTTAGACGCATCCTGCACACCTCCCAAAATTCCAAGGTATTCCACTGAATGTGGTTCTATTccctttaactcattcactgacaGCGATGTGTGTACACATTTTGTTCGTTAGGGTTGGCAGTAATAATGTTGtctatgtatattaaatttaatgcgaacaaaaataaactgaaataaGCTTCAATAGACAGATGAAACTATAAGATTtgctttattctttttttttacgtgaGAAAACAGACTTTTGAGATTACACACAAATCTCAAATGAATATACAATAGTGCAAattgcaaacaacaacaacaggccTCTGCTCCATTTTTTCTCAGatgtttttgaaggaaaatggcAGTTACTGGTAATGCAAGGAGAAAATTGAAAATAGTGTCACGAAAAGATGTATGGACATCTACATCTTTTCAAGCGACAAAGAAAATTTGGATACAAATTTCGATCCAATTTCAACATCCCTTGTTCAGCCAAAATATAGCAACATCTGCAAAATGTGCAGAGACaacatggcacttttttttattaaatgtgcGACTACGGTAAGCAAATATCCAGTAGACGCAATTAACTCTGGCTgcaaaatttccccaaaaatggcTACATACTTGCTGGCAATGATGATCACCGTAATCAGTACATAATCAAATTCTGACCAAtggattggggaaaaaaactgcattacaGTAGAGGtcttaaaagtaaatatatccCACATGAACCTAATGCTAGTTTACCCAACAATGTACAGTCATCATATCTCCGTTTTTTGTCCACTGCGAGCCAGATACATTCAAGTAAGATATATTCATAGCCTGCATGGTATGAAATCAGAATCATCACATTCCCTCAAGTCGTTCCCCTGATCCATTCACACAAGAATTAAATAACACATGTTCCTGGGCACATCTAATTTTGACAATTTGACTGGAAAGGCAGTATAATGAATTTAGCCTCTTATTTCGGCAAAGGCGTCCTGGAGCTCGGCTTCTGGACTCTCTCATAGAAGAGCATGTACGCGTTGGAGGCCAAAACCTCGTGCATGTTGGCTTTGCGGACCGAGTCGTCGGACACCCAGAGCCACTGAGTAGTGAACTGTGTAGGCGGGCAAGGCGGGAGGGGGCTGCGGCGATACGTCACGAAATGTCCCGAGTGCATGTCTCCGTGGTGGACCAGCACAGCCTTCAATTGGAAAAGGTACTCTGTGGAGCTGGAAGGAGGGAAGAAAAAGATTGTATTCATATTTGCTGAGAGTATGTTTGGTCAATATCCCTCTTTTGGCCCcatcttagtaaaaaaaaattcttctgAGCAACATTCAGTTCAGGTAGGCGTCTTATAGTCAAGTATGTCATTGTGCTAAGAAATCAaagcagcttacatgtattcaTGCATGAGGTCCAATTGTGTGATCCCACATGTAGAATGTAAACAGAGAGAGGAACAATTTCCATTTGGAAcgggtttgttg comes from the Stigmatopora nigra isolate UIUO_SnigA chromosome 22, RoL_Snig_1.1, whole genome shotgun sequence genome and includes:
- the LOC144215533 gene encoding uracil-DNA glycosylase-like; the encoded protein is MIGQKSIKSFFSPVSQNKSGKNVNELPNDDKDSRKRKSSAVEPEPESEPSSSRSAPLSQEQLDMIERNKKAALEKLSSGKTPSGFGESWQKPLAAEFGKPYFKQLMQFVKEERTRHTVYPPADHVFTWTQMCQINDVKVVILGQDPYHGPNQAHGLCFSVKRPVRPPPSLENIYKELVNDIEGFQHPKHGDLSGWAKQGVLLLNAVLTVRAHQANSHKDKGWETFTDAVIQWLSNNTEGLVFILWGAYAQKKGATINKKRHHILQAVHPSPLSVHRGFFGCKHFSKANELLEKSGKSPVDWTAL
- the LOC144215534 gene encoding DNA oxidative demethylase ALKBH2-like, translated to MDTFVEKHSWTDDTKITIPIKKLKAECNQEQPAVDDEFADPVPWQKIESKDLDCDYAMLFTKEKADELFQKLEEEVVYSTGVEATVQVFGKVYNIPRKQATYGESGLNYTYSGVRRLACPWTPTLEYIRDSVTKITGQLFNFALINRYKDGNDHMGEHRDDERELDPLSPIASVSLGAARDFIFRHRDARGKQSGPCIEPVKMVLAHGSLLLMNPPTNTFWYHSLPVRKKILLPRINLTFRRILHTSQNSKVFH